In Mixophyes fleayi isolate aMixFle1 chromosome 4, aMixFle1.hap1, whole genome shotgun sequence, the following proteins share a genomic window:
- the LOC142150349 gene encoding E3 ubiquitin-protein ligase TRIM11-like, producing the protein MASADLRQELDCSICLNIYTDPVTLRCGHNFCLVCIDRVLDTQEGSGVYTCPECRAEFQDRPVLEKNRKLCSIAERVRSIPEEETEIICSYCVHSPVPALKTCLRCEASLCDIHCKTHNKSAEHVLIDPTTSLQKRKCSIHDEILKYYCSEDAACICVSCSLAGEHRGHLVEMLDEVSEKKKEKLRNVLQKLTTKREETEKRVQSLQERRRDNQEKAAAVTERVTALFRDIRRQLEYLEKRVLSEISRQEESVSLSVSDLIQQLEIKKDELSRKMRHIEELCNMSDPVTVLQEPDTGDLCDTEDRERHDDQVHDVRDLDVGLISGKLHTLSDIITGINIWVYVKEATKILLNINTASNCMHISGDRKAASRSDINQNRPQTPNRFQSYPQVISSWRFFSGRHYWEVDVSKSVSWRIGMCYPSIDRAGYESLIGDNNKSWCLCRDYNEYTVRHDSKVIWLPDDIPCDRVRIYLDYKAGQLSLYSLCDPIRHLHTVTATFTEPLHAALCVGGGCIKISGGVKRY; encoded by the coding sequence atggcgtctgctgatctgagacaggagctggactgttccatctgcctgaacatttatacagatcctgtaacactgagatgtggacacaacttctgcctggtctgtattgatcgtgtgctggatacacaggaggggtctggagtttatacctgtcctgaatgcagagcagagttTCAGGATCGTCCTGTTCTGGAGAAAAACAGGAAGCTGTGCAGCATAGCAGAACGTGTCCGTTCTATTCCAGAGGAGGAAACTGAGATAATCTGCAGTTATTGTGTCCACTCTCCAGTACCTGCTCTTAAAACCTGCCTCAGGTGTGAAGCTTCTCTCTGTGATATACATTGTAAGACACACAACAAGTCAGCAGAACATGTCTTAATTGATCCCACCACTTCCTTGCAGAAGAGAAAATGTTCCATCCATGATGAGATTTTGAAGTATTACTGCTCTGAGGacgctgcctgtatctgtgttTCCTGCAGTTTGGCCGGAGAACATCGGGGACACCTGGTAGAGATGCTGGATGAGGTctctgagaagaagaaggagaaactgagaaatgttctgcagaaactgaccacaaagagagaggagactgagaaaagagtccagagtctgcaggagcgcaggagagacAACCAGGAAAAAGCAGCTGCTGTAACAGAGAGagtcactgccctgtttagagacatcaggagacagctggaatacctagagaagagagtcctAAGTGAGATCTCCAGACAGGAAGAGagcgtttcactctcagtctctgatttgatccagcagctggaaataaagaaggacgagctgtccaggaagatgcgtcacattgaggagctgtgtaacatgtctgatccagtgactgtcttacaggaaccagacacaggtgacttgtgtgatactgaggacagagagagacatgatgaCCAGGTCCATGATGTAAGAGACCTGGATGTGGGTCTCATCTCAGGGAAATTGCAcacattatctgatataataacaggtataaatATATGGGTTTATGTAAAGGAAGCTACAAAGATATTACTGAATATAAACACAGCTTCTAATTGCATGCATATATCAGGCGACAGGAAAGCTGCATCCAGGTCAGATATAAACCAGAATCGTCCACAAACACCAAACAGATTTCAGTCTTATCCTCAGGTAATAAGCAGCTGGAGATTTTTCtcagggcgacattactgggaagtggatgTCAGTAAATCAGTGAGCTGGCGCatagggatgtgttatcccagtatagacagggCAGGATATGAATCACTCATTGGAGATAATAACAAGTCCTGGTGTTTGTGTAGAGATTATAATGAGTATACAGTGAGACATGACAGTAAAGTGATCTGGTTACCTGACGATATTCCCTGTGATAGagtgaggatatatctggattataaggctggacagctgtccttatattctctgtgtgacccgatcagacacttacacaccgtcactgccaccttcactgagccccttcatgctgcattatgtGTAGGAGGAGGTTGTATAAAGATATCTGGGGGAGTAAAGAGATATTAG